The following DNA comes from Cedecea neteri.
AGCCACATCGCTTCTGATAACGTTGCTGGCGGCAAAATGGCTGGTGATTACATCGCCAAGAAACTGGGCGATGGCGCTAAAGTCATTGAGCTGCAGGGGATTGCAGGTGCTTCCGCTGCCCGTGAACGCGGTGAAGGTTTCAAACAGGCTGTTGCGGCACATAAATTTGACGTGCTGGCCAGCCAGCCGGCTGACTTCGACCGTACTAAAGGTCTGAACGTTATGCAGAACCTGCTGACTGCACACCCTAACGTTCAGGCTGTGTTTGCTCAGAACGACGAAATGGCACTGGGTGCCCTGCGTGCGCTGCAAACCGCGGGTAAATCTGATGTGCTGGTCGTTGGTTTCGACGGTACAGCTGACGGCGTGAAAGCGGTTGAAGGCGGTAAACTGGGCGCGACGGTTGCTCAGATGGCTGACCAAATCGGCGTTATCGGTGTGGAAACCGCCGATAAAGTGCTGAAAGGCGAGAAAGTGGATGCGAAAATCCCGGTTGATTTGAAACTGATCACCAAATAAGAATCAAAGAAAAGCAGGGCAACGCGCCGCTCAGGCATGAGCGGCGCACTCAAACTGGATATCAAGATATGAAAAGCACAGGCAAACTCGTCGTTCTTGGCAGCATCAATGCTGACCATATCCTCAACCTCGAACATTTCCCAACGCCGGGTGAGACTGTCACCGGGCAGGGGTATCAGGTGGCGTTCGGCGGTAAAGGTGCGAACCAGGCCGTTGCGGCAGGGCGCAGTGGAGCAGACATTGCGTTTATTGCCTGTGTGGGCGATGACGATACCGGCAGCCGCGTGTGTAAGCAGCTTGCCAGCGATAACATCGATACTTCGCCAATCAGCACCATTAAAGATGAAGCGACCGGCGTGGCACTTATTTTTGTTAACGGCGCAGGTGAAAACGTGATTGGCATTCACGCCGGCGCGAATGCCGCTTTGACTCCCAAGCTGGTGGAAGCGCAACAGCAGAAAATCGCCGAAGCTTCTGCTTTATTAATGCAGCTGGAATCCCCGCTTGAGAGCGTGCTGGCAGCGGCGAAAATTGCCCATCAGCACCAGACCAAAGTGATTCTGAACCCGGCCCCGGCCTGTGAACTCTCTGATGAGCTTCTGTCTCTGTTAGATATGATCACCCCGAACGAAACGGAAGCAGAAAAGCTGACCGGCGTGCGCGTTGAGAACGATGCGGATGCCGCCAAAGCTGCTGAAGTGCTGCACGGTAAGGGAATCGATACAGTGATTATCACGCTCGGCAGCCGTGGTGTGTGGCTAAGCGAAAAAGGCCACGGCAAACGTGTGCCGGGCTTTAAGGTAAAAGCTGTCGATACTATCGCCGCTGGCGACACTTTTAACGGTGCGCTGGTGACTGCGCTGCTGGAAGAAAAAATGATGGAAGACGCCGTGCGATTTGCTCACGCTGCCGCCGCAATTGCCGTGACGCGAAAAGGCGCTCAGCCTTCCGTGCCGTGGCGCAAGGAAATAGATGAGTTCCTGCAGCAGCAGAGGTAAGCCATGGCTACCATGAAAGACGTCGCCCGCATGGCGGGCGTTTCTACTTCTACCGTTTCCCACGTCATTAATAACGATCGCTTCGTTAGCGATGCCATTCGCCAGAAGGTTGAGGACGCGGTAAAAACGCTGAACTATGCGCCTTCTGCGTTGGCCCGCAGCCTCAAGCTGAATCAAACGCATACCATTGGCATGCTAATCACCGCGAGTAGCAACCCCTTCTATTCTGAGCTGGTTCGCGGCGTGGAGCGCAGCTGCTTTGAGCGCGGTTACAGCCTGGTGCTGTGCAACACCGAAGGCGATGAGCACCGCATGAACCGAAATCTGGAAACGCTGCTGCAAAAACGCGTCGATGGATTGCTGCTGTTGTGCACCGAAACGCATCAGCCTTCGCCTGAAATCATCAACCGCTACCCGACTATTCCGACCGTAATGATGGACTGGGCTCCGTTTGAGGGGCAGAGCGATGTGATTCAGGATAACTCGCTGCTCGGCGGAGAAATGGCGACACAGCACCTGATCGACAATGGCTATACCCGTATAGCCTGCATTGCCGGGCCACAGGACAAAACGCCTGCCAGACTGCGCCTTGAAGGCTACCGGAAAGCCATGGCCCAGGCCGGGCTGACGATTTACCCCGGCTATGAAATTATCGGTGACTTCGAGTTTCAGGGCGGATTTAGCGCCATGAGCGAACTGCTTACTCTGGCAGACAGGCCGGACGCGGTCTTCATGGGGAATGACGCCATGGCCGTTGGGGCCTACCATGCTTTATATCAGGCTGGTCTTAGCATTCCGCAGGATATGGCGGTGATTGGCTACGATGATATTGAGCTTGCGCGCTACATGACGCCGCCGCTGACGACGATTCACCAGCCTAAAGATGAGCTCGGCGAGCTGGCCGTGGATGTGCTGATCCACCGGATGGGACAGCCCGATCTGGCGCAGCAACGCTTGCTGCTGACGCCAGAGCTGGTGGAACGAAGTTCCGTCTAAGGCTTGTGACGTTCTTTTATTAAGTTGCGCCCGTCTTTGGGGCGCAGCAGCAAAAATACCGCCGAAGAGACCAGTGTTATCACGCCCATCGTCAACAGGGTGTAGTGGAACTGCTCGATGGTATTGACGCTTTCTACCCCTTCCCATGCACGCAGCACCGCGGCACTAACGGCCACCCCAAGGCTAATTGAAAGCTGCTGAGTCACGGCTAGCACGCTATTGCCGCTGCTGGCATTTTCGTCCGTCAGGTCGGCAAGCGTTATCGTGTTCATGGCCGTAAACTGAGTCGACATCGCCATCCCTAATATAAAGAGGGGCAGGATCAGCAGCCAGACTTCCATGCCCGGTGACTGCAGCGAGAACTGGGCAATGAGCAGGCCGATGACGACGGTTATCCCTACCAGCGTTTTACGATAGCCCAGCCAGCGCAGCACTTGAGTGACCGTCGATTTAGCCAGCAGCGAACCTACAGCGGTCGGTGCCATCATGCAGCCCGCCAGCAGCGCCGAATAACCAAAACCGACCTGCAGCATGAGCGGCATCAGAAAAGGGACGCAGCCGGTGCCGAGCCGCGAGGCGATATTGCCGACGATGCCAACGGAGAAGGTGCGTGTCTTAAAGAGAGGAAGGGGAATAAGCGGCGTTGGGACGCGGCGAGCATGCCAGACATAAGCCAGCAGCAGTAAAATACCACCCAGAATAACTAACACGCCTATATAGCTGGCGACAATTCGCTCACCAAACAGCTCAACGCCGCTGGAGATAAGCACCAGCCCTGCGCCAAATAGCAGGAAGCCGCTCATATCAAACCCGCGCTTCGGCGTGGTGAAGTTGGGCATGTACTTGCGGGCATACAACAGGCCCAGAATGCCAATCGGGATATTGATTAAAAATATCCAGTGCCAGCTTGCCCAGGTGACCAGAACGCCGCCGAGCAGTGGGCCGATAATGGGGCCAACCAGACCGGGCATGGTGACAAAGTTGAGTACAGGCAACAGCTCGCTGCGCGGGTAAGCCCGAAGTAACGCCAGACGCGCAACCGGCATCATCATTGCGCCACCAATTCCCTGAATCACGCGAAAAATTACCAGCTCAGTTAAAGACCCAGACATAGCGCAGGCAAAGGAGCCGAGAGTGAACAAACTAACGGCCAGCATAAATACGCGGCGTGTGCCGAAGCGGTCTGCTAACCAACCGCTTACCGGGATAAGCATGGCGACGGTTAAGGTGTAGCTAATAATGGCGGCCTGCATGGCAAGCGGGGAGCGATTCAGGCTATGGGCTATTGCCGGGAGCGCGGTGTTAAGAATGGTGGCATCCAGCGCCTGCATAAAGAAAGCCATCGCGGCTATCCACGGCAGGCCGGCCATGCTGCGTGCTGTTTTCGTCATTATTATCCTGAAGGTTATGTGCGCTTTAGACTACCGATGAGTGACGGGTTCCTTTAATAGCGCCAGGCAGGCGTTAAAAGCGGCCTGCCCCTCTCCCTGAGCAATGGCATCCACAATCGCCTGGTGCAAATCGAGCTTAATGACTTCGTTATCGGTAATCGCGGTGAAGTAATTGTAATAAATCGATCTGAATAAGTTCGCGAAAGATGTCATGAAAGGGTTACCACTCATTTCATAGATGAGCTCGTGGTAGGCCATATCCACTTCAATCCACCGCTGGCGGTCAAAGGCCGTCTGCAGTTCGGTCATTTGCGCCATCAGTTGAGCAAGCCTGGTACGCTGCTGCTCATTACTATTAATAGCGGCTAATGCGCAGGCCTGTGGCTCCAGGCTATTACGCATAATCAAAAACTCTTCTACTACATGGCTGAAGTTATCTTTGGTCATCCACCAGGCTATCAGTTCTTTATCAAGGAAGTTCCAGTGGCTGCGGGGCATGACGCGAGTGCCAATCCTTGGGCGAGGCAACAGCATGCCTTTAGCTGCTAGCGTCTTGACGGCTTCACGAACGGCCGTCCGGCTGACGCCAAAGAGATCACCCAGTTCCATCTCGCCCGGAAGAATGCTGCCTGCCGCATATTCACCCTTGAGAATTCGCTGGGCAATTTTCTCTGCCAGCACATAAGAAAGGTTTTTTTGGGCGGCGAGTTGTTGAGTGGATAAAGACATGACGCAATTCCTTTAGCTGTATTTCTTACCCTAGTATGCCACCGGTGGTGATTTTGCGGTGATTTATGCAGCAAATATCCCTGATTTGCTGGCTTTCTGCGCGCTGTTGGTGAAAAAGAATGCGGTCAGAAAGTTTTTTCAAATTAGGGGTTGTCAGGCTCTGAGAACTCCCTATAATGCGCCTCCACTGACACGGCGAAGCGGCTTCGAAAGCGGCTTCACAACCCGGAAGTCAGTCAGACGAAAGCGAAAATAAACGCTTGACTCTGAAAGAGGAAAGCGTATTATACGCCACCTCGAGTTAGCAAGCGAAAGCGACTGACTCACTGCTCTTTAACAATTTATCAGACAATCTGTGTGGGCACTCGCAGGATTGATATCTCAGCATCTTAGGATGCAAACAAATATCAAGTCTTGAAGAGTGACTACTGATTTTATAAACAGTTTTAATTCTTTGAGCATCAAACACTTTTAAATTGAAGAGTTTGATCATGGCTCAGATTGAACGCTGGCGGCAGGCCTAACACATGCAAGTCGAGCGGTAGCACGGGAGAGCTTGCTCTCTGGGTGACGAGCGGCGGACGGGTGAGTAATGTCTGGGGATCTGCCTGATGGAGGGGGATAACTACTGGAAACGGTAGCTAATACCGCATAACGTCGCAAGACCAAAGAGGGGGACCTTCGGGCCTCTTGCCATCAGATGAACCCAGATGGGATTAGCTAGTAGGTGGGGTAATGGCTCACCTAGGCGACGATCCCTAGCTGGTCTGAGAGGATGACCAGCCACACTGGAACTGAGACACGGTCCAGACTCCTACGGGAGGCAGCAGTGGGGAATATTGCACAATGGGCGCAAGCCTGATGCAGCCATGCCGCGTGTATGAAGAAGGCCTTCGGGTTGTAAAGTACTTTCAGCGAGGAGGAAGGCATTAAGGTTAATAACCTTAGTGATTGACGTTACTCGCAGAAGAAGCACCGGCTAACTCCGTGCCAGCAGCCGCGGTAATACGGAGGGTGCAAGCGTTAATCGGAATTACTGGGCGTAAAGCGCACGCAGGCGGTTTGTTAAGTCGGATGTGAAATCCCCGGGCTCAACCTGGGAACTGCATTCGAAACTGGCAAGCTTGAGTCTTGTAGAGGGGGGTAGAATTCCAGGTGTAGCGGTGAAATGCGTAGAGATCTGGAGGAATACCGGTGGCGAAGGCGGCCCCCTGGACAAAGACTGACGCTCAGGTGCGAAAGCGTGGGGAGCAAACAGGATTAGATACCCTGGTAGTCCACGCCGTAAACGATGTCGACTTGGAGGTTGTGCCCTTGAGGCGTGGCTTCCGGAGCTAACGCGTTAAGTCGACCGCCTGGGGAGTACGGCCGCAAGGTTAAAACTCAAATGAATTGACGGGGGCCCGCACAAGCGGTGGAGCATGTGGTTTAATTCGATGCAACGCGAAGAACCTTACCTACTCTTGACATCCAGAGAACTTAGCAGAGATGCTTTGGTGCCTTCGGGAACTCTGAGACAGGTGCTGCATGGCTGTCGTCAGCTCGTGTTGTGAAATGTTGGGTTAAGTCCCGCAACGAGCGCAACCCTTATCCTTTGTTGCCAGCGGTTCGGCCGGGAACTCAAAGGAGACTGCCAGTGATAAACTGGAGGAAGGTGGGGATGACGTCAAGTCATCATGGCCCTTACGAGTAGGGCTACACACGTGCTACAATGGCGCATACAAAGAGAAGCGACCTCGCGAGAGCAAGCGGACCTCATAAAGTGCGTCGTAGTCCGGATTGGAGTCTGCAACTCGACTCCATGAAGTCGGAATCGCTAGTAATCGTAGATCAGAATGCTACGGTGAATACGTTCCCGGGCCTTGTACACACCGCCCGTCACACCATGGGAGTGGGTTGCAAAAGAAGTAGGTAGCTTAACCTTCGGGAGGGCGCTTACCACTTTGTGATTCATGACTGGGGTGAAGTCGTAACAAGGTAACCGTAGGGGAACCTGCGGTTGGATCACCTCCTTACCTAATAGATACAACCCGCGTAGTGCTCACACAGATTGTCTGATAGATGTAGAGAAGCAAGGCGTCTTGCGATTGAGACTTCAGTGTCCCCTTCGTCTAGAGGCCCAGGACACCGCCCTTTCACGGCGGTAACAGGGGTTCGAATCCCCTAGGGGACGCCACTTGCTGGTATGTAAGTGAAAGTTGCGTGCCGATATATCTCAAAGCTGACTTGAAAGAGTCATGTTTGAGATATTTGCTCTTTAACAATCCGGAACAAGCTGAAAATTGAAACGACATGTCGTCTTATTCTTCCGTAATAAAGAATGAGGTTAAGACATGTTCGAGTCTCTCAAATTTTCATAATCTGAAGCGAAACATCTTCGGGTTGTGAGGTTAAGCGACTAAGCGTACACGGTGGATGCCCTGGCAGTCAGAGGCGATGAAGGACGTGCTAATCTGCGATAAGCGTCGGTAAGGTGATATGAACCGTTATAGCCGGCGATTTCCGAATGGGGAAACCCAGTGTGTTTCGACACACTATCATTACGTGAATACATAGCGTAATGAAGCGAACCGGGGGAACTGAAACATCTAAGTACCCCGAGGAAAAGAAATCAACCGAGATTCCCCCAGTAGCGGCGAGCGAACGGGGAGCAGCCCAGAACCTGAATCAGTTTGTGTGTTAGTGGAAGCGTCTGGAAAGTCGCAGGGTACAGGGTGATACTCCCGTACACTAAAATGCACAGGCTGTGAGTTCGAAGAGTAAGGCGGGACACGTGGTATCCTGTCTGAATATGGGGGGACCATCCTCCAAGGCTAAATACTCCTGACTGACCGATAGTGAACCAGTACCGTGAGGGAAAGGCGAAAAGAACCCCGGCGAGGGGAGTGAAAAAGAACCTGAAACCGTGTACGTACAAGCAGTGGGAGCCTCTTTATGGGGTGACTGCGTACCTTTTGTATAATGGGTCAGCGACTTATATTCTGTAGCAAGGTTAACCGTATAGGGGAGCCGCAGGGAAACCGAGTCTTAACTGGGCGTTAAGTTGCAGGGTATAGACCCGAAACCCGGTGATCTAGCCATGGGCAGGTTGAAGGTTGGGTAACACTAACTGGAGGACCGAACCGACTAATGTTGAAAAATTAGCGGATGACTTGTGGCTGGGGGTGAAAGGCCAATCAAACCGGGAGATAGCTGGTTCTCCCCGAAAGCTATTTAGGTAGCGCCTCGTGAACTCATCTTCGGGGGTAGAGCACTGTTTCGGCTAGGGGGCCATCCCGGCTTACCAACCCGATGCAAACTACGAATACCGAAGAATGTTATCACGGGAGACACACGGCGGGTGCTAACGTCCGTCGTGAAGAGGGAAACAACCCAGACCGCCAGCTAAGGTCCCAAAGTCATGGTTAAGTGGGAAACGATGTGGGAAGGCACAGACAGCCAGGATGTTGGCTTAGAAGCAGCCATCATTTAAAGAAAGCGTAATAGCTCACTGGTCGAGTCGGCCTGCGCGGAAGATGTAACGGGGCTAAACCATGCACCGAAGCTGCGGCAGCGACACTATGTGTTGTTGGGTAGGGGAGCGTTCTGTAAGCCGTTGAAGGTGAACTGTGAGGTTTGCTGGAGGTATCAGAAGTGCGAATGCTGACATAAGTAACGATAAAGCGGGTGAAAAGCCCGCTCGCCGGAAGACCAAGGGTTCCTGTCCAACGTTAATCGGGGCAGGGTGAGTCGACCCCTAAGGCGAGGCCGAAAGGCGTAGTCGATGGGAAACAGGTTAATATTCCTGTACTCGGTGTTACTGCGAAGGGGGGACGGAGAAGGCTATGTTAGCCGGGCGACGGTTGTCCCGGTTTAAGCATGTAGGCGGGAAGTTTAGGTAAATCCGGACTTCTGTTAACGCTGAGGTGTGATGACGAGGCACTACGGTGCTGAAGTAACAAATGCCCTGCTTCCAGGAAAAGCCTCTAAGCATCAGGTAACATTGAATCGTACCCCAAACCGACACAGGTGGTCAGGTAGAGAATACCAAGGCGCTTGAGAGAACTCGGGTGAAGGAACTAGGCAAAATGGTGCCGTAACTTCGGGAGAAGGCACGCTGTCGTTAGGTGAAACGATTTACTCGTGGAGCTGAAGGCAGTCGAAGATACCAGCTGGCTGCAACTGTTTATTAAAAACACAGCACTGTGCAAACACGAAAGTGGACGTATACGGTGTGACGCCTGCCCGGTGCCGGAAGGTTAATTGATGGGGTTATCCGCAAGGAGAAGCTCTTGATCGAAGCCCCGGTAAACGGCGGCCGTAACTATAACGGTCCTAAGGTAGCGAAATTCCTTGTCGGGTAAGTTCCGACCTGCACGAATGGCGTAATGATGGCCAGGCTGTCTCCACCCGAGACTCAGTGAAATTGAAATCGCTGTGAAGATGCAGTGTACCCGCGGCAAGACGGAAAGACCCCGTGAACCTTTACTATAGCTTGACACTGAACATTGAGCCTTGATGTGTAGGATAGGTGGGAGGCTTTGAAGCGTGGACGCCAGTCTGCGTGGAGCCAACCTTGAAATACCACCCTTTAATGTTTGATGTTCTAACGTAGACCCGTGATCCGGGTTGCGGACAGTGTCTGGTGGGTAGTTTGACTGGGGCGGTCTCCTCCTAAAGCGTAACGGAGGAGCACGAAGGTTAGCTAATCACGGTCGGACATCGTGAGGTTAGTGCAAAGGCATAAGCTAGCTTGACTGCGAGAGTGACGGCTCGAGCAGGTGCGAAAGCAGGTCTTAGTGATCCGGTGGTTCTGAATGGAAGGGCCATCGCTCAACGGATAAAAGGTACTCCGGGGATAACAGGCTGATACCGCCCAAGAGTTCATATCGACGGCGGTGTTTGGCACCTCGATGTCGGCTCATCACATCCTGGGGCTGAAGTAGGTCCCAAGGGTATGGCTGTTCGCCATTTAAAGTGGTACGCGAGCTGGGTTTAGAACGTCGTGAGACAGTTCGGTCCCTATCTGCCGTGGGCGCTGGAGAATTGAGGGGGGCTGCTCCTAGTACGAGAGGACCGGAGTGGACGCATCACTGGTGTTCGGGTTGTCATGCCAATGGCATTGCCCGGTAGCTAAATGCGGAAGAGATAAGCGCTGAAAGCATCTAAGCGCGAAACTTGCCCCGAGATGAGTTCTCCCTGACTCCTTGAGAGTCCTGAAGGAACGTTGAAGACTACGACGTTGATAGGCTGGGTGTGTAAGCGTAGCGATACGTTGAGCTAACCAGTACTAATGATCCGTGAGGCTTAACCTTACAACACCGAAGGTGTTTTAGAGAGAAGTAAATTTTCAGCTTAGTTCAGGATTTAGTTGATGGTTATATAAAAATATAACGGTCAATAAACAGAATTTGCCTGGCGGCCGTAGCGCGGTGGTCCCACCTGACCCCATGCCGAACTCAGAAGTGAAACGCCGTAGCGCCGATGGTAGTGTGGGGTCTCCCCATGCGAGAGTAGGGAACTGCCAGGCATCAAATTAGCATTAACCCCGACCGAAAGGCCGGGGTTTTTTGCTTTTTACAGATTTTAAAAACGTCGCAAGCGGTATCTTTTCAGCCCGTTATTGCTGTTTTACCCACTGATAGATGAAATCAGCAATCCCTTCTGTATTATTAATATCCAATACGGGTACGGAAATGGCCAAGGGTACGTTACTGGCCACAGCTATAACGCAGGGATCGATCTCTAATGCTTCAGCTTTATGACCAGTTTCCTGCCTGAATAAAAGAATCTTAGCGACAGGCTCGTGTTTGAACCCTTCAATCAGAATTAAATCCAGTTTGCGGTTATCCATCCTTGAGGCAAGGTAATGCAGGTCCAGGTCCGGCTCTTCGGGTGTTTCCGTCATTAACGCCCAGCGCTTCTGGCTGGCGACGATGGTTTGCGCTGCGCCAGCTTTACGGAGCTCATAGCTATCCTTACCCGGTTTATCCACATCCATATCATGGTGAGTATGTTTGATGAGCCCTGGTCTGATGCCTTTAGCGAGTAACAATGGGATTAGCTGCTTTAGCAATGTGGTTTTTCCTGTCCCGCTCCAGGCCGCAATTGCCAGTAGCGGTGGTACTATTACTTTTTCTGCCATCGTGAAAGCTCATCGAGAGTATTTATATTGGTAAAATAAGCTGCCTGGCCATCAAAAGAGACTGAATGTCCTCCTGTACCCAGTAAAAATTGCATCACTCGCCTTTCACCAGCGAGCAGATATTCTCTCAATGGCAAGCAAAGTGAATGATGAAGCAAGGCTACGCCGGGATGATCTCGTTGCCCATCATTGGCCCAGATTGCCAACGCGTTACCACGCGCTTGCCAAAGTTTGCAGGCAAGATCGGTGGGAATATTGGGGGTATCGCAAGGGCAGAATAGCAGCCACTCACTTTCAGTTTGCTCCATCACAGCTAACATGCCGGCCAATGGCCCCTGGTAATCACTTATTGAATCCTGAATAACCGGAATTCCGCTTTGCTGATAGATCTCAAGGTTCCTGTTGGCACTGATTACAACATCGCCTACCTGTGGTTTTAATACAGTGAGGACGTGCTGGAAAAGTGGCTGGCCGTTAAGCAGGGCCAATCCCTTATCAGTGCCGCCCATTCTGCTTCCCCTGCCGCCGGCTAACACAACGCCGGTGACTTCTGTTAATCGCTGCACGAATATCGCCTCTTTTAATGTGGGTTTTAGCCTGCTAACGTGTTGCCTTTCACATGCGATAAGGAACACCAACATGAAATGTAAGCGCCTGAACGAACTTCTTGAACTGCTTCAGCCCGCATGGCAGAAAGAGCCAGATCTTAACCTGATACAATTCTTGCAGAAATTGGCTGCTGAGTCAGGCTATCGCGGTGAACTGGCCGATCTCACTGACGATGTACTGATCTACCATCTGAAAATGCGCGATTCTGCAAAAGATGATGCGATCCCGGGCCTTAAAAAGGATTATGAAGAAGACTTCAAAACGGCACTGCTGCGCGCTCGTGGTGTCATTAAGGAATAAAAGAGTAAAAGCTTGTAAGCCGAAACACTTAAGAGGCTTTGAAATGTTATCCTGAAGCATTCGTATTTACTTCCGGTTGCCGGGATGACAGACAGCGCATTTAATTTCCAGACTCTACATCCGGATACTATCCTCGATGCTCTTTTTGAACAGGGTATTCGGGTGGATTCGGGACTGACGCCGTTAAACAGTTTTGAAAACCGCGTTTATCAGTTCCAGGATGAAGAGCGCCAACGTTTTGTCGTGAAGTTTTATCGCCCTCATCGCTGGTCAGCAGCGCAAATTGAAGAAGAGCATCAATTTGCGCTGGAACTGCAGGCCGATGAGGTGCCTTTAGCTGCCCCTCTTCACTTTGCAGGAAAGACTCTTCTTCATCATCAAGGGTTTATGTTTGCCGTGTTTCCTAGTTTGGGAGGGCGACAATACGAAACCGATAACATCGACCAGATGGAATGGGTGGGCCGTTATCTTGGCCGCATTCATCAAACGGGTCGCCAGCAGCTCTTTCAGCATCGCCCAACCTTTGGCCTGGAGGAGTATCTCTTCCAGCCACGCGAGCTATTTGAATATAGCGAGCTTATTCCCCGTGCCCTTAAGAAAGATTTTCTGGCGGCAACGGATGCGCTGATAGAGGAAGTTAAACGCACCTGGCACACTGATTTTGAACCCCTGCGTCTGCATGGCGATTGTCACCCTGGCAATATCCTCTGGCGGGATGGGCCGCTGTTTGTTGACCTTGATGATGCTCGTAATGGCCCAGCTGTACAGGATATCTGGATGTTGCTTAATGGTGATAAGGCCGAACAGCGGATGCAGCTAGAAACCATTATTGAAGCTTACGAAGAGTTTTCGTCATTTGATACCGGCGAGCTAACCCTGATTGAACCGTTGCGTGCCATGCGCATCGTCTATTATCTCGCGTGGCTAATGCGGCGCTGGGATGATCCCGCATTCCCCCGAAATTTCCCGTGGTTTAGTGAAGAGGATTTCTGGAGAAGGCAGACTGTAACTTTTACAGAGCAGGTCCGGGTTCTACGAGAACCTCCATTACAATTAACGCCAATGTATTAATCAGTAAAATTCAGGAGAGAGTTGATTATGAAGAAGATTTGGCTGGCGCTGGCGGGCATGATCCTGGCATTTAGCGCCTCTGCAGCACAGTTTACCGACGGTAAACAGTTTATCACTCTGGATAAGCCGGTTGCCGGTGAGCCGCAGGTATTAGAATTTTTCTCATTCTACTGCCCGCACTGCTACCAGTTTGAACAGGTTCTTCATGTGTCTGACAACGTGAAGAAAAAGCTGCCTGAAGGCACCAAAATGACCAAGTACCACGTTGAGTTCCTTGGCCCATTAGGTAAAGATTTGACTCAGGCTTGGGCTGTTGCAATGGCTCTCGGCGTAGAAGATAAAATCTCCTCCCCAATGTTCGAAGCTGTTCAGAAAACACAAACCGTGCAGAATGATGCCGATATCCGCAAAGTGTTTATCGATGC
Coding sequences within:
- the mobA gene encoding molybdenum cofactor guanylyltransferase MobA produces the protein MGGTDKGLALLNGQPLFQHVLTVLKPQVGDVVISANRNLEIYQQSGIPVIQDSISDYQGPLAGMLAVMEQTESEWLLFCPCDTPNIPTDLACKLWQARGNALAIWANDGQRDHPGVALLHHSLCLPLREYLLAGERRVMQFLLGTGGHSVSFDGQAAYFTNINTLDELSRWQKK
- the rbsB gene encoding ribose ABC transporter substrate-binding protein RbsB, translating into MNMKKLATLVSAVALSATVSANAMAKDTIALVVSTLNNPFFVSLKDGAQKEADKLGYNLVVLDSQNNPAKELANVQDLTVRGTKLMLINPTDSDAVGNAVKMANQAKIPVITLDRMANQGTVVSHIASDNVAGGKMAGDYIAKKLGDGAKVIELQGIAGASAARERGEGFKQAVAAHKFDVLASQPADFDRTKGLNVMQNLLTAHPNVQAVFAQNDEMALGALRALQTAGKSDVLVVGFDGTADGVKAVEGGKLGATVAQMADQIGVIGVETADKVLKGEKVDAKIPVDLKLITK
- a CDS encoding FadR/GntR family transcriptional regulator; translated protein: MSLSTQQLAAQKNLSYVLAEKIAQRILKGEYAAGSILPGEMELGDLFGVSRTAVREAVKTLAAKGMLLPRPRIGTRVMPRSHWNFLDKELIAWWMTKDNFSHVVEEFLIMRNSLEPQACALAAINSNEQQRTRLAQLMAQMTELQTAFDRQRWIEVDMAYHELIYEMSGNPFMTSFANLFRSIYYNYFTAITDNEVIKLDLHQAIVDAIAQGEGQAAFNACLALLKEPVTHR
- the rbsR gene encoding ribose operon transcriptional repressor RbsR is translated as MATMKDVARMAGVSTSTVSHVINNDRFVSDAIRQKVEDAVKTLNYAPSALARSLKLNQTHTIGMLITASSNPFYSELVRGVERSCFERGYSLVLCNTEGDEHRMNRNLETLLQKRVDGLLLLCTETHQPSPEIINRYPTIPTVMMDWAPFEGQSDVIQDNSLLGGEMATQHLIDNGYTRIACIAGPQDKTPARLRLEGYRKAMAQAGLTIYPGYEIIGDFEFQGGFSAMSELLTLADRPDAVFMGNDAMAVGAYHALYQAGLSIPQDMAVIGYDDIELARYMTPPLTTIHQPKDELGELAVDVLIHRMGQPDLAQQRLLLTPELVERSSV
- the rbsK gene encoding ribokinase, with translation MKSTGKLVVLGSINADHILNLEHFPTPGETVTGQGYQVAFGGKGANQAVAAGRSGADIAFIACVGDDDTGSRVCKQLASDNIDTSPISTIKDEATGVALIFVNGAGENVIGIHAGANAALTPKLVEAQQQKIAEASALLMQLESPLESVLAAAKIAHQHQTKVILNPAPACELSDELLSLLDMITPNETEAEKLTGVRVENDADAAKAAEVLHGKGIDTVIITLGSRGVWLSEKGHGKRVPGFKVKAVDTIAAGDTFNGALVTALLEEKMMEDAVRFAHAAAAIAVTRKGAQPSVPWRKEIDEFLQQQR
- the mdtD gene encoding multidrug transporter subunit MdtD, whose translation is MTKTARSMAGLPWIAAMAFFMQALDATILNTALPAIAHSLNRSPLAMQAAIISYTLTVAMLIPVSGWLADRFGTRRVFMLAVSLFTLGSFACAMSGSLTELVIFRVIQGIGGAMMMPVARLALLRAYPRSELLPVLNFVTMPGLVGPIIGPLLGGVLVTWASWHWIFLINIPIGILGLLYARKYMPNFTTPKRGFDMSGFLLFGAGLVLISSGVELFGERIVASYIGVLVILGGILLLLAYVWHARRVPTPLIPLPLFKTRTFSVGIVGNIASRLGTGCVPFLMPLMLQVGFGYSALLAGCMMAPTAVGSLLAKSTVTQVLRWLGYRKTLVGITVVIGLLIAQFSLQSPGMEVWLLILPLFILGMAMSTQFTAMNTITLADLTDENASSGNSVLAVTQQLSISLGVAVSAAVLRAWEGVESVNTIEQFHYTLLTMGVITLVSSAVFLLLRPKDGRNLIKERHKP
- a CDS encoding YihD family protein, with product MKCKRLNELLELLQPAWQKEPDLNLIQFLQKLAAESGYRGELADLTDDVLIYHLKMRDSAKDDAIPGLKKDYEEDFKTALLRARGVIKE
- the mobB gene encoding molybdopterin-guanine dinucleotide biosynthesis protein MobB, whose amino-acid sequence is MAEKVIVPPLLAIAAWSGTGKTTLLKQLIPLLLAKGIRPGLIKHTHHDMDVDKPGKDSYELRKAGAAQTIVASQKRWALMTETPEEPDLDLHYLASRMDNRKLDLILIEGFKHEPVAKILLFRQETGHKAEALEIDPCVIAVASNVPLAISVPVLDINNTEGIADFIYQWVKQQ